A stretch of the Notamacropus eugenii isolate mMacEug1 chromosome 2, mMacEug1.pri_v2, whole genome shotgun sequence genome encodes the following:
- the LOC140526799 gene encoding arginase-1-like isoform X1: protein MPEEGSGKEVPFVCLTSKEYREEEDQDSMSSKPKSVGIIGAPFSKGQPRGGVEEGPTALREAGLIKKLQEQECDVKDYGNLSFVDVPNDTPFQIVKNPRTVGKANEQLTRVVEEVKKNGRTSLVLGGDHSLSIGSISGHAKVHPDLCVIWVDAHSDINTPLTTTSGNLHGQPVSFLLKELREEDSQPPWFFTMRQIPDIPGFSWVTPCLSAKDIVYIGLRDVDPGEHRILKDLGIKYFSMTEVDKLGIAKVMEETLSYLIGRKKRPIHLSYDVDGLDPSVTPATGTPVPGGLTYREGLYITEEICKTGLLSGLDIMEVNPSLGKTPDEVQRTVNTAVALTLSCFGVAREGNHSDNRL from the exons atgccagaagaagggtctggtaaggaagtcccatttgtttgcttgacatcaaaag aATACAGAGAAGAGGAGGATCAGGACAGCATGAGTTCCAAGCCAAAGTCAGTTGGGATCATCGGAGCTCCTTTCTCAAAAGGACAG CCACGAGGAGGGGTGGAAGAAGGCCCTACAGCACTGAGAGAGGCTGGCCTAATTAAAAAACTTCAAGAACAAG AGTGTGACGTGAAAGATTATGGGAACTTATCCTTTGTGGATGTGCCTAATGACACCCCCTTTCAAATTGTGAAGAATCCAAGGACTGTGGGCAAAGCTAATGAGCAGCTGACTAGGGTGGTAGAGGAAgtgaaaaagaatggaagaacCAGTTTGGTACTTGGCGGGGATCACAG TTTGTCGATTGGAAGTATCTCTGGCCATGCCAAAGTTCATCCTGATCTCTGCGTCATTTGGGTAGATGCACATAGTGATATCAACACTCCTCTGACAACCACAAGTGGCAACTTACATGGACAGCCTGTGTCTTTCCTTCTGAAAGAATTAAGGGAAGAG GACTCTCAACCACCATGGTTTTTTACAATGAGGCAA ATCCCTGATATCCCAGGATTCTCTTGGGTGACACCCTGCTTATCAGCAAAGGACATTGTATATATTGGGTTGAGAGATGTGGATCCTGGTGAACA tCGTATCCTTAAAGATCTGggtattaaatatttttcaatgactGAAGTGGATAAGCTTGGAATTGCCAAGGTGATGGAAGAAACACTAAGTTACTTAATAGGAAG gaagaaaagaccaATTCATCTGAGTTATGATGTGGATGGGTTGGATCCATCTGTGACACCAGCTACTGGCACACCTGTCCCTGGAGGTCTGACTTACAGAGAAGGTCTTTATATTACAGAAGAAATCTGTAAAACAG GGTTGCTCTCGGGATTAGACATAATGGAGGTCAATCCATCCCTTGGGAAAACACCCGACGAAGTACAGCGGACAGTGAACACAGCTGTGGCATTAACTTTGTCCTGCTTTGGAGTAGCTCGAGAGGGCAATCACAGTGACAATAGACTGTAA
- the LOC140526799 gene encoding arginase-1-like isoform X3, protein MPEEGSEYREEEDQDSMSSKPKSVGIIGAPFSKGQPRGGVEEGPTALREAGLIKKLQEQECDVKDYGNLSFVDVPNDTPFQIVKNPRTVGKANEQLTRVVEEVKKNGRTSLVLGGDHSLSIGSISGHAKVHPDLCVIWVDAHSDINTPLTTTSGNLHGQPVSFLLKELREEDSQPPWFFTMRQIPDIPGFSWVTPCLSAKDIVYIGLRDVDPGEHRILKDLGIKYFSMTEVDKLGIAKVMEETLSYLIGRKKRPIHLSYDVDGLDPSVTPATGTPVPGGLTYREGLYITEEICKTGLLSGLDIMEVNPSLGKTPDEVQRTVNTAVALTLSCFGVAREGNHSDNRL, encoded by the exons atgccagaagaagggtctg aATACAGAGAAGAGGAGGATCAGGACAGCATGAGTTCCAAGCCAAAGTCAGTTGGGATCATCGGAGCTCCTTTCTCAAAAGGACAG CCACGAGGAGGGGTGGAAGAAGGCCCTACAGCACTGAGAGAGGCTGGCCTAATTAAAAAACTTCAAGAACAAG AGTGTGACGTGAAAGATTATGGGAACTTATCCTTTGTGGATGTGCCTAATGACACCCCCTTTCAAATTGTGAAGAATCCAAGGACTGTGGGCAAAGCTAATGAGCAGCTGACTAGGGTGGTAGAGGAAgtgaaaaagaatggaagaacCAGTTTGGTACTTGGCGGGGATCACAG TTTGTCGATTGGAAGTATCTCTGGCCATGCCAAAGTTCATCCTGATCTCTGCGTCATTTGGGTAGATGCACATAGTGATATCAACACTCCTCTGACAACCACAAGTGGCAACTTACATGGACAGCCTGTGTCTTTCCTTCTGAAAGAATTAAGGGAAGAG GACTCTCAACCACCATGGTTTTTTACAATGAGGCAA ATCCCTGATATCCCAGGATTCTCTTGGGTGACACCCTGCTTATCAGCAAAGGACATTGTATATATTGGGTTGAGAGATGTGGATCCTGGTGAACA tCGTATCCTTAAAGATCTGggtattaaatatttttcaatgactGAAGTGGATAAGCTTGGAATTGCCAAGGTGATGGAAGAAACACTAAGTTACTTAATAGGAAG gaagaaaagaccaATTCATCTGAGTTATGATGTGGATGGGTTGGATCCATCTGTGACACCAGCTACTGGCACACCTGTCCCTGGAGGTCTGACTTACAGAGAAGGTCTTTATATTACAGAAGAAATCTGTAAAACAG GGTTGCTCTCGGGATTAGACATAATGGAGGTCAATCCATCCCTTGGGAAAACACCCGACGAAGTACAGCGGACAGTGAACACAGCTGTGGCATTAACTTTGTCCTGCTTTGGAGTAGCTCGAGAGGGCAATCACAGTGACAATAGACTGTAA
- the LOC140526799 gene encoding arginase-1-like isoform X4: MPEEGSGKEVPFVCLTSKEYREEEDQDSMSSKPKSVGIIGAPFSKGQPRGGVEEGPTALREAGLIKKLQEQECDVKDYGNLSFVDVPNDTPFQIVKNPRTVGKANEQLTRVVEEVKKNGRTSLVLGGDHSRILKDLGIKYFSMTEVDKLGIAKVMEETLSYLIGRKKRPIHLSYDVDGLDPSVTPATGTPVPGGLTYREGLYITEEICKTGLLSGLDIMEVNPSLGKTPDEVQRTVNTAVALTLSCFGVAREGNHSDNRL; encoded by the exons atgccagaagaagggtctggtaaggaagtcccatttgtttgcttgacatcaaaag aATACAGAGAAGAGGAGGATCAGGACAGCATGAGTTCCAAGCCAAAGTCAGTTGGGATCATCGGAGCTCCTTTCTCAAAAGGACAG CCACGAGGAGGGGTGGAAGAAGGCCCTACAGCACTGAGAGAGGCTGGCCTAATTAAAAAACTTCAAGAACAAG AGTGTGACGTGAAAGATTATGGGAACTTATCCTTTGTGGATGTGCCTAATGACACCCCCTTTCAAATTGTGAAGAATCCAAGGACTGTGGGCAAAGCTAATGAGCAGCTGACTAGGGTGGTAGAGGAAgtgaaaaagaatggaagaacCAGTTTGGTACTTGGCGGGGATCACAG tCGTATCCTTAAAGATCTGggtattaaatatttttcaatgactGAAGTGGATAAGCTTGGAATTGCCAAGGTGATGGAAGAAACACTAAGTTACTTAATAGGAAG gaagaaaagaccaATTCATCTGAGTTATGATGTGGATGGGTTGGATCCATCTGTGACACCAGCTACTGGCACACCTGTCCCTGGAGGTCTGACTTACAGAGAAGGTCTTTATATTACAGAAGAAATCTGTAAAACAG GGTTGCTCTCGGGATTAGACATAATGGAGGTCAATCCATCCCTTGGGAAAACACCCGACGAAGTACAGCGGACAGTGAACACAGCTGTGGCATTAACTTTGTCCTGCTTTGGAGTAGCTCGAGAGGGCAATCACAGTGACAATAGACTGTAA
- the LOC140526799 gene encoding arginase-1-like isoform X2, with protein MPEEGSGKEVPFVCLTSKEYREEEDQDSMSSKPKSVGIIGAPFSKGQPRGGVEEGPTALREAGLIKKLQEQECDVKDYGNLSFVDVPNDTPFQIVKNPRTVGKANEQLTRVVEEVKKNGRTSLVLGGDHSLSIGSISGHAKVHPDLCVIWVDAHSDINTPLTTTSGNLHGQPVSFLLKELREEIPDIPGFSWVTPCLSAKDIVYIGLRDVDPGEHRILKDLGIKYFSMTEVDKLGIAKVMEETLSYLIGRKKRPIHLSYDVDGLDPSVTPATGTPVPGGLTYREGLYITEEICKTGLLSGLDIMEVNPSLGKTPDEVQRTVNTAVALTLSCFGVAREGNHSDNRL; from the exons atgccagaagaagggtctggtaaggaagtcccatttgtttgcttgacatcaaaag aATACAGAGAAGAGGAGGATCAGGACAGCATGAGTTCCAAGCCAAAGTCAGTTGGGATCATCGGAGCTCCTTTCTCAAAAGGACAG CCACGAGGAGGGGTGGAAGAAGGCCCTACAGCACTGAGAGAGGCTGGCCTAATTAAAAAACTTCAAGAACAAG AGTGTGACGTGAAAGATTATGGGAACTTATCCTTTGTGGATGTGCCTAATGACACCCCCTTTCAAATTGTGAAGAATCCAAGGACTGTGGGCAAAGCTAATGAGCAGCTGACTAGGGTGGTAGAGGAAgtgaaaaagaatggaagaacCAGTTTGGTACTTGGCGGGGATCACAG TTTGTCGATTGGAAGTATCTCTGGCCATGCCAAAGTTCATCCTGATCTCTGCGTCATTTGGGTAGATGCACATAGTGATATCAACACTCCTCTGACAACCACAAGTGGCAACTTACATGGACAGCCTGTGTCTTTCCTTCTGAAAGAATTAAGGGAAGAG ATCCCTGATATCCCAGGATTCTCTTGGGTGACACCCTGCTTATCAGCAAAGGACATTGTATATATTGGGTTGAGAGATGTGGATCCTGGTGAACA tCGTATCCTTAAAGATCTGggtattaaatatttttcaatgactGAAGTGGATAAGCTTGGAATTGCCAAGGTGATGGAAGAAACACTAAGTTACTTAATAGGAAG gaagaaaagaccaATTCATCTGAGTTATGATGTGGATGGGTTGGATCCATCTGTGACACCAGCTACTGGCACACCTGTCCCTGGAGGTCTGACTTACAGAGAAGGTCTTTATATTACAGAAGAAATCTGTAAAACAG GGTTGCTCTCGGGATTAGACATAATGGAGGTCAATCCATCCCTTGGGAAAACACCCGACGAAGTACAGCGGACAGTGAACACAGCTGTGGCATTAACTTTGTCCTGCTTTGGAGTAGCTCGAGAGGGCAATCACAGTGACAATAGACTGTAA